Genomic DNA from Kluyveromyces lactis strain NRRL Y-1140 chromosome C complete sequence:
AGCCGCCTCTTACTCCCAGGCTATCAAGGTCAACAACTTGATCTTTGTTTCCGGTCAAATTCCATATACCGCAGAAAACAAGCCTGTAGAAGGTTCTATCGCTGATAAGGCTGAACAAGTTATCCAAAACGTTAAGAATATCTTAGTCGAAGCCAACTCTGATTTGGACAAGATTGTTAAGGTTAACATCTTCCTAGCCGACATCAATTCCTTTGCAGAATTCAATTCCGTTTACGCTAAGTACTTTAACGTGCACAAGCCTGCCAGATCTTGTGTCGCTGCCAAGGCCTTGCCATTGAACGTCGACTTGGAAATGGAAGTCATTGCTGTTGAAAAGGATTAATTGCAGTAATACGTTTGTTTATCTGAAGTATATTATCC
This window encodes:
- the HMF1 gene encoding putative isoleucine biosynthesis protein HMF1 (similar to uniprot|P40185 Saccharomyces cerevisiae YIL051C MMF1 Mitochondrial protein involved in maintenance of the mitochondrial genome and similar to YER057C uniprot|P40037 Saccharomyces cerevisiae YER057C HMF1 Member of the p14.5 protein family with similarity to Mmf1p, functionally complements Mmf1p function when targeted to mitochondria; heat shock inducible; high- dosage growth inhibitor; forms a homotrimer in vitro), coding for MFRQALKSTVRRMNTLTPVKTQLAPPPAASYSQAIKVNNLIFVSGQIPYTAENKPVEGSIADKAEQVIQNVKNILVEANSDLDKIVKVNIFLADINSFAEFNSVYAKYFNVHKPARSCVAAKALPLNVDLEMEVIAVEKD